From a single Carassius carassius chromosome 8, fCarCar2.1, whole genome shotgun sequence genomic region:
- the LOC132144646 gene encoding uncharacterized protein LOC132144646: MDHFMAGTSQIQGTGGFDSFGTSPHLEVTGITDQSSHYFLVGLMGGIGESFGPDTQTDGLDHMGLAFQVDSAAAGLSPGHPSSGGPVLEAPPDSPGPDYLSVDNGNGDYNHSINTADNGAQSKSPVDTTDSSVVFGIMSHPGHSFLDYSDGGADNNGADLPDTNGNGNGRHKPVVGMQKGDPPGIHLDISGTGHQDAAVEMHHAAVGTLDQSDHTLSPYADTTGFDGVTGASMQTDMAGAAGDPVTDGQNQTDMTGQGHLAVTDGVPSYTADSVRATGTGFTDASETHGSTVQTDLPVTGDPFTGVSSQTDAIGTATAEPQGTLRSPSQPGATEQTKPAVSAGEQYHTSGQGPEGAENVELEDTC; the protein is encoded by the exons ATGGATCATTTCATGGCAGGCACATCTCAGATACAAGGAACAG GTGGTTTTGATTCATTTGGCACAAGCCCTCACCTGGAAGTTACAG GTATAACAGATCAGTCAAGCCATTACTTCCTTGTTGGCTTGATGG GTGGAATAGGAGAGAGCTTTGGTCCAGACACCCAAACAGACGGGCTAG ATCACATGGGACTCGCATTTCAGGTGGATTCGGCAG CCGCTGGCCTGAGTCCAGGGCACCCGTCCAGTGGCGGTCCGGTTCTAGAAGCTCCTCCAG ACTCTCCAGGACCGGATTACCTGTCTGTTGACAATGGGAATGGTGATTATAATCATTCAATCA ACACGGCTGATAATGGAGCCCAATCAAAATCACCAGTTGATACAACAG ATTCCTCAGTAGTCTTTGGCATAATGTCACATCCGGGCCATTCCTTCTTAGATTAT TCAGATGGTGGGGCAGATAATAATGGTGCAGACTTACCTGATACAAATG GAAATGGAAACGGTAGGCACAAACCTGTGGTAGGCATGCAGAAAG GTGACCCTCCAGGCATTCATCTCGACATCA GCGGAACAGGCCATCAGGACGCTGCAGTGGAGATGCATCACGCAGCTG TTGGCACTCTTGATCAAAGTGACCACACCCTCAGTCCTTACGCTGACACGACTG GATTTGACGGTGTCACCGGTGCAAGCATGCAGACAGATATGGCAG GTGCGGCGGGTGATCCAGTGACTGACggacagaatcaaacagacatGACAG GGCAGGGACACTTAGCTGTGACTGACGGCGTGCCGAGTTACACAG CAGATTCTGTGCGTGCGACTGGGACTGGATTTACAG ATGCCTCAGAGACACATGGTAGCACGGTTCAGACAGACTTACCAG TCACAGGGGATCCATTCACAGGGGTTTCCTCACAGACAGATGCCATTGGCACAG ctacAGCTGAACCTCAAGGGACTCTCAGGAGTCCAA GCCAACCTGGTGCTACGGAACAGACAAAGCCAGCTG TATCAGCAGGTGAACAGTACCACACATCTGGTCAGGGTCCTGAAG GTGCAGAAAATGTGGAACTGGAAGATACCTGCTGA